Proteins from one Atribacteraceae bacterium genomic window:
- a CDS encoding 50S ribosomal protein L11 methyltransferase: MEGKTWVKWTVTFEPSRDQELILSWLSDLSPRGLWEIDEQTVVAYFDEAPRKTQLPDGVISLKKEIELDRCWAETWRSFFRPIRLGRRIVVRPPWEKSVPDTVDVVIYPAYAFGTGDHPTTALCLTHLERYLRPGLDVLDIGSGSGILAILAAKLQAGKIVTLDNDRLAITEIRRNMALNELGKERIEYRLTELADLTGSFDLIVANIGLKYHLDQLPAMFERLRDGGRLILSGFEVEDTARLAEKARTIGLTEEARQIATGWSSLVYNKKGSGS; the protein is encoded by the coding sequence ATGGAGGGAAAGACCTGGGTGAAGTGGACGGTGACTTTCGAGCCTTCCCGTGATCAGGAGTTGATTTTATCCTGGTTGAGCGATCTCTCGCCCCGGGGACTGTGGGAGATTGACGAGCAGACGGTCGTGGCTTATTTTGACGAAGCACCGCGAAAAACCCAACTTCCCGATGGGGTGATTTCGTTGAAAAAAGAGATTGAACTGGACCGGTGCTGGGCGGAGACCTGGCGTTCGTTCTTCCGACCTATCCGGTTAGGCCGGCGGATCGTGGTCCGGCCTCCCTGGGAAAAATCCGTACCGGACACGGTTGATGTGGTGATTTATCCGGCCTATGCCTTCGGCACCGGTGACCATCCAACAACCGCTCTGTGCCTGACTCATCTCGAACGATATCTCAGGCCGGGTCTGGACGTGCTCGATATCGGCTCTGGTTCGGGCATCCTGGCCATCCTCGCTGCGAAGCTCCAGGCGGGAAAAATCGTGACCCTGGACAACGATCGGCTGGCCATCACTGAAATACGGCGCAACATGGCCCTGAATGAGCTCGGGAAAGAACGCATTGAATATCGTCTCACTGAGCTCGCCGACCTAACTGGTTCATTTGATCTGATTGTCGCCAATATCGGCCTTAAGTATCATCTCGATCAACTTCCGGCTATGTTTGAACGACTCAGGGATGGAGGCCGCTTGATCCTATCTGGTTTTGAAGTCGAGGACACCGCCCGGCTGGCCGAGAAAGCCCGGACGATTGGATTGACCGAGGAAGCGAGGCAAATCGCTACAGGCTGGAGCTCTTTGGTGTATAATAAGAAGGGATCGGGCTCATGA